The Epinephelus lanceolatus isolate andai-2023 chromosome 1, ASM4190304v1, whole genome shotgun sequence genome has a window encoding:
- the atrip gene encoding ATR-interacting protein isoform X2, with translation MSQTHIGQNQTCESYSRSSALRMNYPPTKRLRGLNQEAVTTVAFDDPFGDDEDFTQDDLDEIDIIASQANTGVTTPGLGSKPGTKPTELARGSAWPSNAGHSKSVSRATSNHSRENAFGLSSSRGNPGIPSREPLGNRQQQLGLDRDDSYCLLEAQHAELKRKLKEVEEEIVLKNGEIRVLRDSLKGAQQEKETQRQNQIQLETQRQKEQSDREKELNRKVQSLQSELQFKEAEINEIKTKLHSSDKNKTASPLPRHSPKVLSSLAQLHHGTGSSSSSPTGNGFITKESFGAPGPSRTTPVKTRRDNRGTSSSRSGDKQDTSRPDPFLSVRPAHLRHRGGVLLGLLLQQPLSPSSLGLSHLLSMSLTDIHLTSSELSTNFLLDCDAAASVSGSGGGAPRTALSSVQSLAITGLNMLSQSRPASSASSRNIRLCPGAVLLLPLLDLHLSRLCQALDLLRSSHSAGSGGSNSTAASSLPAGRAAPAAAQGRLEEAGLTGFSVEDTGLAALRLLYLVLAHSDEAVEAVLSKESQSRATDKKTERSVAGVGLSSQNALLQSLLRLCEAGRGSGSQNEELVLNAMKTLCVLIERTPHTHTDRLQCVLQVLCVCLSADCRLQMVSGSVSVLTSMSDHQTLAQQLCSQHDPCVFLKLFQFIRTRPDNQAAHRDWILLDLQVVCLLSKLMTQRAESWTASQRRSCQCYTELVQTVVIVFHRQWLDLRGSQDPTDSAGMAPPPQKCPTPSLPWWCGPAASLLRECLLLLHWLLLHHGSFSESCRPLLHMYDQVIPAVRDTLRKIPRLSESEELALEEICRSEGDDTDDMDTDNGS, from the exons GAGGACTTCACTCAGGACGACTTGGATGAGATTGATATCATCGCCTCGCAGGCCAACACTGGTGTCACCACACCTGGACTTGGGTCTAAACCAGGAACCAAACCCACTGAGCTGGCCCGTGGGTCTGCCTGGCCGTCGAATGCAGGGCACAGTAAATCTGTCAGCAGAGCCACATCCAACCACAGCAGAGAGAACGCGTTTGGGCTAAGCAGCAGCAGGGGAAATCCTGGGATACCAAGCAGAGAGCCTCTCG gtaacaggcagcagcagcttgGGTTGGACAGAGATGACTCTTACTGTCTGCTGGAGGCTCAGCATGCAGAGCTAAAGAGGAAG ctgaaggaggtggaggaggagattGTGTTGAAGAACGGCGAGATCCGGGTCCTGAGGGACTCTCTGAAGGGAGCtcagcaggagaaggagacCCAGAGGCAGAACCAGATCCAGCTGGAGAcccagagacagaaagagcagAGCGATAGGGAGAAGGAGCTCAACAGGAAG GTTCAGTCTTTACAATCTGAGCTGCAGTTTAAAGAAGCAGAGATCAATGAGATCAAGACCAAACTGCACAGctcagacaaaaacaagacgGCCTCTCCACTGCCAAGACACAG tcCTAAAGTGCTGAGCTCTCTGGCCCAGCTGCATCATGGGACCGGTAgcagctcctcctctccaacaGGAAATGGGTTCATCACCAAGGAGTCATTTGGAGCTCCAGGCCCGTCCAGAACAACACCAGTGAAGACACGGAGAGACA ACAGAGGGACATCCAGCAGCAGATCTGGCGACAAACAGGACACGTCTCGCCCGGACCCTTTCCTGTCTGTCAGACCTGCGCACCTAAGGCACCGAG GTGGAGTCCTTCTCGggttgttgctgcagcagcctttGTCTCCCAGCAGCCTTGGCCTGTCTCACTTGCTGTCCATGAGTCTGACTGATATCCACCTGACATCCAG CGAGCTGTCTACAAATTTTCTGTTGGACTGTGATGCTGCAGCCAGCGTCAGTGGCAGTGGAGGCGGAGCTCCCAGAACAGCTCTGAGTTCGGTCCAGAGTCTGGCTATAACCGGACTCAACATGCTGAGTCAGAGCCGACCGGCATCTTcagccagcagcagaaacataaG GTTGTGTCCTGGagctgtcctcctcctccctctgttggACCTTCACCTGTCTCGGCTCTGTCAGGCTCTGGATTTGCTCCGTTCCTCACACTCTGCTGGCAGTGGTGGATCAAACTCCACCGCTGCCAGCTCCCTTCCAGCGGGCCgcgctgctcctgctgctgcacagGGAAGACTGGAGGAGGCTGGTTTGACTGGTTTCAGCGTGGAGGACACTGGCTTGGCTGCTCTGAGGCTCCTCTACCTGGTGCTGGCCCACAGTGACGAG GCAGTGGAGGCTGTGCTGTCAAAGGAGAGTCAGAGCAGAGCTACAGACAAAAAg ACTGAGCGTTCTGTTGCAGGTGTGGGTCTGAGCTCCCAGAATGCCTTGCTGCAGTCATTGTTAAGGCTGTGTGAAGCAGGGCGAGGCAGTGGCTCACAGAATGAGGAGCTTGTCCTCAATGCCATGAAGACCCTGTGTGTCCTTATTGAGAGGAcgccacacactcacacagacag gttgcagtgtgtgttgcaggtgctgtgtgtgtgtttgtcagcagACTGCAGGTTGCAGATGGTTTCTGGGAGTGTGTCTGTCCTCACGTCCATGTCTGACCACCAGACACTGgctcagcagctctgctctcagcATG aCCCGTGTGTTTTCCTGAAGTTGTTCCAGTTCATCAGAACCAGACCAGACAACCAAGCAGCACACAGAGACTGGATTCTCCTGGACCTGCAg gTGGTTTGTTTGCTGAGCAAACTGATGACTCAGAGGGCAGAGAGCTGGACCGCCAGCCAGCGCAGAAGCTGTCAATGTTACACTGAG TTGGTTCAGACAGTGGTGATTGTTTTCCATCGTCAGTGGTTGGATCTTCGTGGTTCTCAGGATCCGACAGACTCAGCAG GCATGGCCCCACCCCCACAGAAATGCCCCACCCCCTCGTTGCCATGGTGGTGCGGCCCGGCAGCGTCTCTGCTCAGGGagtgtctgctgctgcttcactggctgctgctgcatcaCGGCAGCTTCTCAGAGAGCTGCAGGCCGCTGCTGCACATGTATGACCAGGTGATCCCTGCTGTGCGAGACACGCTGAGGAAGATCCCCAGGCTGAGCGAGAGCgagg aGCTGGCGTTGGAGGAGATCTGCCGCTCAGAGGGCGACGACACTGATGACATGGACACTGATAATGgctcctga
- the trib3 gene encoding tribbles homolog 3 has protein sequence MSMGMTAARSQLCLKRLLDEPQDNLLKCKVARLDPHPPATGLSHCLRPKSPAPEANQSQSPTKVGSYFLFEPCEGEKTYRAVHAQTKQQYTCQVLPLRGYQERLAAYSRVGHHDNICGLLDVVIGQDSVYVFLPGHHGDMHAYVRSRKRLGEDEARDLFAQMLNAVTHCHLHGVVLRDLKLRRFVFIDQYRTHLALLGLDDCVLLHGNHEDDSLTDRHGCPAYVSPELLTNGNRSYSGRAADIWSLGVSLYTMLIGRYPFQDTQPAVLFTKIRRGAFSLPEWLSPQAKCLIGCMLRKLPTERLTASELLMHPWLTNPCTPHHNTQKTHTHSSQKTLQNKQEDDDQVVPTWTEKQ, from the exons ATGAGCATGGGCATGACAGCCGCCAGATCTCAGCTGTGTCTGAAGAGATTACTGGACGAGCCGCAGGACAATTTACTGAAATGTAAAGTAGCCCGTCTGGATCCGCACCCTCCTGCCACCGGCCTATCACACTGCCTCAGGCCCAAAAGCCCCGCCCCCGAAGCCAACCAGAGCCAGTCTCCAACCAAAGTCGGATCGTACTTCCTGTTTGAACCCTGTGAGGGGGAGAAGACTTACAGGGCTGTGCACGCACAGACAAAGCAGCAATACACCTGCCAG GTTCTTCCTCTGCGTGGTTATCAAGAACGCTTGGCTGCCTACTCCCGCGTCGGTCACCATGACAACATCTGTGGCCTGTTGGATGTGGTGATTGGCCAGGACAGTGTTTACGTTTTCCTGCCAGGTCACCACGGCGACATGCACGCATACGTGAGAAGCAGGAAGCGCCTAGGAGAAGACGAGGCGAGGGATCTTTTCGCTCAGATGCTGAACGCCGTGACGCACTGTCATCTCCATGGAGTCGTCCTGAGAGATCTGAAGCTGCGCAGATTTGTCTTCATCGACCAATACAG GACTCATCTCGCTCTGCTCGGCCTGGACGACTGCGTCCTCCTGCATGGTAACCATGAAGatgactctctgacagacagacatggctGCCCCGCCTACGTCAGCCCCGAGCTGCTGACCAATGGGAACAGATCTTACTCGGGTCGCGCTGCAGACATCTGGAGTCTGGGCGTGTCTCTGTACACAATGCTGATTGGACGATACCCATTTCAGGACACACAGCCTGCTGTGCTTTTCACCAAGATACGCCGCGGGGCCTTCAGCCTGCCCGAGTGGCTGTCGCCGCAGGCCAAGTGTCTGATTGGCTGCATGCTGAGGAAGTTGCCCACAGAGAGACTGACGGCGTCAGAGCTGCTGATGCACCCGTGGCTGACCAATCCCTGCACGCCACATCACAacacacaaaagacacacacacacagttcacaaAAAACACTACAGAATAAACAAGAGGACGATGATCAGGTGGTGCCGACGTGGACTGAAAAACAATAA
- the atrip gene encoding ATR-interacting protein isoform X1: MSQTHIGQNQTCESYSRSSALRMNYPPTKRLRGLNQEAVTTVAFDDPFGDDEDFTQDDLDEIDIIASQANTGVTTPGLGSKPGTKPTELARGSAWPSNAGHSKSVSRATSNHSRENAFGLSSSRGNPGIPSREPLGNRQQQLGLDRDDSYCLLEAQHAELKRKLKEVEEEIVLKNGEIRVLRDSLKGAQQEKETQRQNQIQLETQRQKEQSDREKELNRKVQSLQSELQFKEAEINEIKTKLHSSDKNKTASPLPRHSPKVLSSLAQLHHGTGSSSSSPTGNGFITKESFGAPGPSRTTPVKTRRDTDRGTSSSRSGDKQDTSRPDPFLSVRPAHLRHRGGVLLGLLLQQPLSPSSLGLSHLLSMSLTDIHLTSSELSTNFLLDCDAAASVSGSGGGAPRTALSSVQSLAITGLNMLSQSRPASSASSRNIRLCPGAVLLLPLLDLHLSRLCQALDLLRSSHSAGSGGSNSTAASSLPAGRAAPAAAQGRLEEAGLTGFSVEDTGLAALRLLYLVLAHSDEAVEAVLSKESQSRATDKKTERSVAGVGLSSQNALLQSLLRLCEAGRGSGSQNEELVLNAMKTLCVLIERTPHTHTDRLQCVLQVLCVCLSADCRLQMVSGSVSVLTSMSDHQTLAQQLCSQHDPCVFLKLFQFIRTRPDNQAAHRDWILLDLQVVCLLSKLMTQRAESWTASQRRSCQCYTELVQTVVIVFHRQWLDLRGSQDPTDSAGMAPPPQKCPTPSLPWWCGPAASLLRECLLLLHWLLLHHGSFSESCRPLLHMYDQVIPAVRDTLRKIPRLSESEELALEEICRSEGDDTDDMDTDNGS; the protein is encoded by the exons GAGGACTTCACTCAGGACGACTTGGATGAGATTGATATCATCGCCTCGCAGGCCAACACTGGTGTCACCACACCTGGACTTGGGTCTAAACCAGGAACCAAACCCACTGAGCTGGCCCGTGGGTCTGCCTGGCCGTCGAATGCAGGGCACAGTAAATCTGTCAGCAGAGCCACATCCAACCACAGCAGAGAGAACGCGTTTGGGCTAAGCAGCAGCAGGGGAAATCCTGGGATACCAAGCAGAGAGCCTCTCG gtaacaggcagcagcagcttgGGTTGGACAGAGATGACTCTTACTGTCTGCTGGAGGCTCAGCATGCAGAGCTAAAGAGGAAG ctgaaggaggtggaggaggagattGTGTTGAAGAACGGCGAGATCCGGGTCCTGAGGGACTCTCTGAAGGGAGCtcagcaggagaaggagacCCAGAGGCAGAACCAGATCCAGCTGGAGAcccagagacagaaagagcagAGCGATAGGGAGAAGGAGCTCAACAGGAAG GTTCAGTCTTTACAATCTGAGCTGCAGTTTAAAGAAGCAGAGATCAATGAGATCAAGACCAAACTGCACAGctcagacaaaaacaagacgGCCTCTCCACTGCCAAGACACAG tcCTAAAGTGCTGAGCTCTCTGGCCCAGCTGCATCATGGGACCGGTAgcagctcctcctctccaacaGGAAATGGGTTCATCACCAAGGAGTCATTTGGAGCTCCAGGCCCGTCCAGAACAACACCAGTGAAGACACGGAGAGACA CAGACAGAGGGACATCCAGCAGCAGATCTGGCGACAAACAGGACACGTCTCGCCCGGACCCTTTCCTGTCTGTCAGACCTGCGCACCTAAGGCACCGAG GTGGAGTCCTTCTCGggttgttgctgcagcagcctttGTCTCCCAGCAGCCTTGGCCTGTCTCACTTGCTGTCCATGAGTCTGACTGATATCCACCTGACATCCAG CGAGCTGTCTACAAATTTTCTGTTGGACTGTGATGCTGCAGCCAGCGTCAGTGGCAGTGGAGGCGGAGCTCCCAGAACAGCTCTGAGTTCGGTCCAGAGTCTGGCTATAACCGGACTCAACATGCTGAGTCAGAGCCGACCGGCATCTTcagccagcagcagaaacataaG GTTGTGTCCTGGagctgtcctcctcctccctctgttggACCTTCACCTGTCTCGGCTCTGTCAGGCTCTGGATTTGCTCCGTTCCTCACACTCTGCTGGCAGTGGTGGATCAAACTCCACCGCTGCCAGCTCCCTTCCAGCGGGCCgcgctgctcctgctgctgcacagGGAAGACTGGAGGAGGCTGGTTTGACTGGTTTCAGCGTGGAGGACACTGGCTTGGCTGCTCTGAGGCTCCTCTACCTGGTGCTGGCCCACAGTGACGAG GCAGTGGAGGCTGTGCTGTCAAAGGAGAGTCAGAGCAGAGCTACAGACAAAAAg ACTGAGCGTTCTGTTGCAGGTGTGGGTCTGAGCTCCCAGAATGCCTTGCTGCAGTCATTGTTAAGGCTGTGTGAAGCAGGGCGAGGCAGTGGCTCACAGAATGAGGAGCTTGTCCTCAATGCCATGAAGACCCTGTGTGTCCTTATTGAGAGGAcgccacacactcacacagacag gttgcagtgtgtgttgcaggtgctgtgtgtgtgtttgtcagcagACTGCAGGTTGCAGATGGTTTCTGGGAGTGTGTCTGTCCTCACGTCCATGTCTGACCACCAGACACTGgctcagcagctctgctctcagcATG aCCCGTGTGTTTTCCTGAAGTTGTTCCAGTTCATCAGAACCAGACCAGACAACCAAGCAGCACACAGAGACTGGATTCTCCTGGACCTGCAg gTGGTTTGTTTGCTGAGCAAACTGATGACTCAGAGGGCAGAGAGCTGGACCGCCAGCCAGCGCAGAAGCTGTCAATGTTACACTGAG TTGGTTCAGACAGTGGTGATTGTTTTCCATCGTCAGTGGTTGGATCTTCGTGGTTCTCAGGATCCGACAGACTCAGCAG GCATGGCCCCACCCCCACAGAAATGCCCCACCCCCTCGTTGCCATGGTGGTGCGGCCCGGCAGCGTCTCTGCTCAGGGagtgtctgctgctgcttcactggctgctgctgcatcaCGGCAGCTTCTCAGAGAGCTGCAGGCCGCTGCTGCACATGTATGACCAGGTGATCCCTGCTGTGCGAGACACGCTGAGGAAGATCCCCAGGCTGAGCGAGAGCgagg aGCTGGCGTTGGAGGAGATCTGCCGCTCAGAGGGCGACGACACTGATGACATGGACACTGATAATGgctcctga
- the atrip gene encoding ATR-interacting protein isoform X3, with translation MNYPPTKRLRGLNQEAVTTVAFDDPFGDDEDFTQDDLDEIDIIASQANTGVTTPGLGSKPGTKPTELARGSAWPSNAGHSKSVSRATSNHSRENAFGLSSSRGNPGIPSREPLGNRQQQLGLDRDDSYCLLEAQHAELKRKLKEVEEEIVLKNGEIRVLRDSLKGAQQEKETQRQNQIQLETQRQKEQSDREKELNRKVQSLQSELQFKEAEINEIKTKLHSSDKNKTASPLPRHSPKVLSSLAQLHHGTGSSSSSPTGNGFITKESFGAPGPSRTTPVKTRRDTDRGTSSSRSGDKQDTSRPDPFLSVRPAHLRHRGGVLLGLLLQQPLSPSSLGLSHLLSMSLTDIHLTSSELSTNFLLDCDAAASVSGSGGGAPRTALSSVQSLAITGLNMLSQSRPASSASSRNIRLCPGAVLLLPLLDLHLSRLCQALDLLRSSHSAGSGGSNSTAASSLPAGRAAPAAAQGRLEEAGLTGFSVEDTGLAALRLLYLVLAHSDEAVEAVLSKESQSRATDKKTERSVAGVGLSSQNALLQSLLRLCEAGRGSGSQNEELVLNAMKTLCVLIERTPHTHTDRLQCVLQVLCVCLSADCRLQMVSGSVSVLTSMSDHQTLAQQLCSQHDPCVFLKLFQFIRTRPDNQAAHRDWILLDLQVVCLLSKLMTQRAESWTASQRRSCQCYTELVQTVVIVFHRQWLDLRGSQDPTDSAGMAPPPQKCPTPSLPWWCGPAASLLRECLLLLHWLLLHHGSFSESCRPLLHMYDQVIPAVRDTLRKIPRLSESEELALEEICRSEGDDTDDMDTDNGS, from the exons GAGGACTTCACTCAGGACGACTTGGATGAGATTGATATCATCGCCTCGCAGGCCAACACTGGTGTCACCACACCTGGACTTGGGTCTAAACCAGGAACCAAACCCACTGAGCTGGCCCGTGGGTCTGCCTGGCCGTCGAATGCAGGGCACAGTAAATCTGTCAGCAGAGCCACATCCAACCACAGCAGAGAGAACGCGTTTGGGCTAAGCAGCAGCAGGGGAAATCCTGGGATACCAAGCAGAGAGCCTCTCG gtaacaggcagcagcagcttgGGTTGGACAGAGATGACTCTTACTGTCTGCTGGAGGCTCAGCATGCAGAGCTAAAGAGGAAG ctgaaggaggtggaggaggagattGTGTTGAAGAACGGCGAGATCCGGGTCCTGAGGGACTCTCTGAAGGGAGCtcagcaggagaaggagacCCAGAGGCAGAACCAGATCCAGCTGGAGAcccagagacagaaagagcagAGCGATAGGGAGAAGGAGCTCAACAGGAAG GTTCAGTCTTTACAATCTGAGCTGCAGTTTAAAGAAGCAGAGATCAATGAGATCAAGACCAAACTGCACAGctcagacaaaaacaagacgGCCTCTCCACTGCCAAGACACAG tcCTAAAGTGCTGAGCTCTCTGGCCCAGCTGCATCATGGGACCGGTAgcagctcctcctctccaacaGGAAATGGGTTCATCACCAAGGAGTCATTTGGAGCTCCAGGCCCGTCCAGAACAACACCAGTGAAGACACGGAGAGACA CAGACAGAGGGACATCCAGCAGCAGATCTGGCGACAAACAGGACACGTCTCGCCCGGACCCTTTCCTGTCTGTCAGACCTGCGCACCTAAGGCACCGAG GTGGAGTCCTTCTCGggttgttgctgcagcagcctttGTCTCCCAGCAGCCTTGGCCTGTCTCACTTGCTGTCCATGAGTCTGACTGATATCCACCTGACATCCAG CGAGCTGTCTACAAATTTTCTGTTGGACTGTGATGCTGCAGCCAGCGTCAGTGGCAGTGGAGGCGGAGCTCCCAGAACAGCTCTGAGTTCGGTCCAGAGTCTGGCTATAACCGGACTCAACATGCTGAGTCAGAGCCGACCGGCATCTTcagccagcagcagaaacataaG GTTGTGTCCTGGagctgtcctcctcctccctctgttggACCTTCACCTGTCTCGGCTCTGTCAGGCTCTGGATTTGCTCCGTTCCTCACACTCTGCTGGCAGTGGTGGATCAAACTCCACCGCTGCCAGCTCCCTTCCAGCGGGCCgcgctgctcctgctgctgcacagGGAAGACTGGAGGAGGCTGGTTTGACTGGTTTCAGCGTGGAGGACACTGGCTTGGCTGCTCTGAGGCTCCTCTACCTGGTGCTGGCCCACAGTGACGAG GCAGTGGAGGCTGTGCTGTCAAAGGAGAGTCAGAGCAGAGCTACAGACAAAAAg ACTGAGCGTTCTGTTGCAGGTGTGGGTCTGAGCTCCCAGAATGCCTTGCTGCAGTCATTGTTAAGGCTGTGTGAAGCAGGGCGAGGCAGTGGCTCACAGAATGAGGAGCTTGTCCTCAATGCCATGAAGACCCTGTGTGTCCTTATTGAGAGGAcgccacacactcacacagacag gttgcagtgtgtgttgcaggtgctgtgtgtgtgtttgtcagcagACTGCAGGTTGCAGATGGTTTCTGGGAGTGTGTCTGTCCTCACGTCCATGTCTGACCACCAGACACTGgctcagcagctctgctctcagcATG aCCCGTGTGTTTTCCTGAAGTTGTTCCAGTTCATCAGAACCAGACCAGACAACCAAGCAGCACACAGAGACTGGATTCTCCTGGACCTGCAg gTGGTTTGTTTGCTGAGCAAACTGATGACTCAGAGGGCAGAGAGCTGGACCGCCAGCCAGCGCAGAAGCTGTCAATGTTACACTGAG TTGGTTCAGACAGTGGTGATTGTTTTCCATCGTCAGTGGTTGGATCTTCGTGGTTCTCAGGATCCGACAGACTCAGCAG GCATGGCCCCACCCCCACAGAAATGCCCCACCCCCTCGTTGCCATGGTGGTGCGGCCCGGCAGCGTCTCTGCTCAGGGagtgtctgctgctgcttcactggctgctgctgcatcaCGGCAGCTTCTCAGAGAGCTGCAGGCCGCTGCTGCACATGTATGACCAGGTGATCCCTGCTGTGCGAGACACGCTGAGGAAGATCCCCAGGCTGAGCGAGAGCgagg aGCTGGCGTTGGAGGAGATCTGCCGCTCAGAGGGCGACGACACTGATGACATGGACACTGATAATGgctcctga